In Orenia metallireducens, the DNA window TATAATATAGAGGGGAGGACAGGACGATGGGCTTATGAACATTCTTTAAGGAAGATGGAATATTTAGAAGAATGGGGAGCTAAACAAGGTGCAGAATTTAAAGATATTAACTCTCAGGTTCTTTTAAGATATGCAAAGGAGAAGGGTGATGGATATTCAACTACTCTTTTGGTCTCTACAGAGTATAGATACGCTTATGAGGATTCACCAGAAAAATATAATTCTTTCAGAATTGGAGCATATCATGCCTTTGATATTATTCCTAAGGATGATAAATGGGTTATTAGTAAGGAATGGTATCTAGATCCTACAGATGACTCTTTAGAGCTAGACCAGAGTAAGGTTGAAGAGGTAAAACAGATTATTCTTTCAGGAGAAACTAAGGATTTATCAAATTTAAATAAGAGAAGACTTAAAGCAGTGGAATATGCTGATAAGTACTGTGGAACAGCTAGTTTACCTAAGTATGGTTTTAAATATAACCCTAATTATAGAAACTTCAATTCACAAGGGGGTAACTGTGCTAACTTTGCTTCTCAGATACTATATGAAGGAGCAGGTTTTAGAAAGAATCGTACTTGGAATTATGAGAGGGGAAAAGGCAGTAAGGCTTGGCTAAATGCCCATGGCTTTAATCAGTATATGACCTACAGTGGTCGGGCATCTATGATTGCACATGGTACTTATGAACAAGTTTTAAAGTCCTCTTATAAGTTACTACCAGGAGATTATGTAGCTTATGAAAAGAAGGGGAAGGTTGAGCATATATCTGTTGTGACTGGAGTGGATTCTAAAGGGTATGCACTGGTAAACTGCCATAATTCAGATAGATATCGAGTCCCTTGGGATATAGGTTGGAATAAAAAAGGGATTAAGTTTCGTTTAGTTAGAGTGCATTATTAATAAGAGTAAAAGTTAGACTTTAGATAGATAATGCGACAATTTAGTAATGAGTGACAAGTGATGAGTAACGAGCAAAGAACTTAACTTATCACCTGTTACTCGTCACTTGTTACTGTCGCAACACATCCATTAAATCTCATCTTTAATTTATGAATTTACATATTATAAATATAAATTTTTCCAATTTGTAGATATTTAATAATTTTTTTAAACAATTACTTGCAAGAGTGACAAACATATGTTATTATAATTCTGGCAAAATTAAATAATGTGTCGGATGAATGTTACAGGAGAAAAGCTTAAGCTTTGCCGACGGGGCAAGTCTATAGTTGTCCGACTATAGATGAAACTCTCAGGTAAAATACTGTAACTGGACGACGCTCTGGAGAGACTCACTAAGAGCACCGAAGGAGTAACCTGATTAACTTCAGGGTAATCTCTCAGGTAAAAGGACAGGGTAAAGGACAGAAGTAGAATTAAGTTTAAGTTTGAGGCTAAATCTAAGTAGAACCAAGTTTTAATATTTACTTAAACTCAAACCAAATCTTAAGTTCAATAAAACTGCCTTTCTCCAGAGAGTCTAAGCCATAGAGGTTTAGATTTTTTTATTTGTATAGAAAAGTTGAAAATAATAGGAGGAAGAGAGATGGGAACATTACAAGAATTTTTTAGTAGTATGAGTAGTTTGGTCTGGGGACCACCAATGTTAATCTTATTGTTAGGAACAGGAATTTATTTAACTATTAGACTAAAAGGAGTTACCTTATCTAAAGTTCCTCATGCAATCGCTTTAGTTTTTAAAAAAGATAAGGATACTAGTGAAGGTGATGTGTCGGCTTTTGAAGCCTTGGCTACAGCTCTATCATCAACGATTGGAACTGGTAATATCGCAGGAGTAGCTACTGCAATTGCGGTAGGTGGACCAGGTGCCGCATTTTGGATGTGGATGGCTGCTTTAGTAGGCATGGCTACTAAATTTGCTGAAGGTGTATTGGCTGTCAAGTATCGTGTTAAGAATAAAGCAGGAGAGATGGCTGGAGGACCAATGTATTATATCCAAGAAGGGTTGGGAGAGAAATGGAAGCCATTGTCAATCTTCTTTGCAGCCTGTGGTGTAATGGTAGCATGGCTTGGAATTGGTGCTACAGTACAGGCAAATTCAATGGCTGATGCTTTAAATGCTAACTTTGGAATCAGACCTTTATATACAGGAATTGTATTATCAATATTGGTTGGAGCAGTAGTATTAGGTGGAATCAAGAGAATTGCTAAGGTAGCAAGTAAGATTGTTCCATTAATGAGTGTAATCTATATCGGAGGAACATTATATATTATCCTTGCTAATATTGGAGAGTTACCTGCTGCTGTGGGATTAATAGTCAGTTCTGCTTTTAAAGGACAAGCTGCTGTTGGTGGATTTGCTGGAGCCGGAGTTATGTTAGCTTTAAGAAAGGGTATCTCAAGAGGAATCTTCTCTAATGAAGCTGGATTGGGAAGTGCACCTATTGCCCATGCTGCTGCTAAGACAGATAGTCCAGTAAGACAGGGATTAATTGCTATGTTAGGAACTCTAATCGATACTATTATTATC includes these proteins:
- a CDS encoding amidase domain-containing protein, with the translated sequence MFLLIKLNRRTVLLLSIFLLIFLGLGVYLRFLSKEDAVMVIDDEVKDILAQDIQNIFNIRNKALLERNKDTLKSLYNIEGRTGRWAYEHSLRKMEYLEEWGAKQGAEFKDINSQVLLRYAKEKGDGYSTTLLVSTEYRYAYEDSPEKYNSFRIGAYHAFDIIPKDDKWVISKEWYLDPTDDSLELDQSKVEEVKQIILSGETKDLSNLNKRRLKAVEYADKYCGTASLPKYGFKYNPNYRNFNSQGGNCANFASQILYEGAGFRKNRTWNYERGKGSKAWLNAHGFNQYMTYSGRASMIAHGTYEQVLKSSYKLLPGDYVAYEKKGKVEHISVVTGVDSKGYALVNCHNSDRYRVPWDIGWNKKGIKFRLVRVHY
- a CDS encoding alanine/glycine:cation symporter family protein: MGTLQEFFSSMSSLVWGPPMLILLLGTGIYLTIRLKGVTLSKVPHAIALVFKKDKDTSEGDVSAFEALATALSSTIGTGNIAGVATAIAVGGPGAAFWMWMAALVGMATKFAEGVLAVKYRVKNKAGEMAGGPMYYIQEGLGEKWKPLSIFFAACGVMVAWLGIGATVQANSMADALNANFGIRPLYTGIVLSILVGAVVLGGIKRIAKVASKIVPLMSVIYIGGTLYIILANIGELPAAVGLIVSSAFKGQAAVGGFAGAGVMLALRKGISRGIFSNEAGLGSAPIAHAAAKTDSPVRQGLIAMLGTLIDTIIICSLTTLTIIMTGVWNNGMTGAALTTEAFNVGMPGPGGLVIAIGIIFFAFSTTLGWCYYGEKCIEYLLGTKAIRPYKFIYIACILMGATVKLELIWAISDVVNGLMAFPNLVALLGLSGVVISMTKDYFNNIDIEESEEVKTIA